Proteins from one Suncus etruscus isolate mSunEtr1 chromosome 3, mSunEtr1.pri.cur, whole genome shotgun sequence genomic window:
- the LOC126003479 gene encoding vasculin-like, whose amino-acid sequence MAQHDFAPAWLNFPTPPSSTKSSLNFEKHSENFSWTENRYDVNRRRHNSSDGFDSGIGRPNGGNFGRKEKNGWRTHGRNGTENINHRGGYHGGSSRSRSSIFHPGKSQGLHENSIPDNETGRKDDRRERKQFEAEDFPSLNPEYEREPNQNKSLAAGVWEYPPNPKSRTPRMLVIKKGNAKDLQLSGFPIIGNLQSQPVKNGTGPSVYKGLVPKPAAPPTKPTQWKSQTKENKVGSSFSHESTYSVGNFNAFKPTAKNYSPSTTSVKECNRSNSSSPVDKLNQQPRLTKLTRMRTDKKSKFLKALKRDRVEEEHEDESHAGSEKDDDSFNLHNSNSTRQERDINRNFDESEVPQENGNASVISQQIIRSSTFPQTDVLSSSLEAEHRLLKEMGWQEDSENDETCAPLTEDEMREFQVISEQLQKNGLRKNGILKNGLICDFKFGPWKNSTFKPTIENDDTETSSSDTSDDDDV is encoded by the coding sequence ATGGCGCAGCATGACTTTGCACCAGCCTGGCTTAATTTTCCTACTCCGCCATCGTCAACAAAGTCGTCATTGAATTTTGAGAAGCATTCTGAAAATTTTTCATGGACAGAAAATCGGTATGATGTGAATCGTCGACGACACAACTCTTCAGATGGCTTTGATTCTGGTATTGGACGACCTAATGGAGGTAAttttggaaggaaagaaaaaaatggatggcgTACACATGGAAGAAATGGTACAGAAAACATAAATCATCGAGGGGGGTACCATGGTGGAAGTTCCCGTTCTCGTAGCAGTATTTTTCATCCTGGAAAAAGCCAAGGACTACACGAAAACAGCATACCTGACAATGAAACAGGGAGGAAAGATGATAGGAGAGAACGTAAACAGTTTGAGGCTGAAGATTTTCCATCTTTAAATCCTGAGTATGAGAGAGAACCAAATCAGAATAAATCTTTAGCTGCAGGTGTATGGGAATATCCTCCGAATCCTAAATCTAGAACCCCAAGGATGCTGGTTATTAAGAAAGGTAATGCAAAAGACTTACAGCTCTCTGGATTCCCAATTATAGGAAATCTTCAGTCACAGCCAGTTAAGAATGGGACTGGCCCAAGTGTTTATAAAGGCTTAGTCCCTAAACCTGCTGCTCCACCTACAAAACCTACACAATGGAAAAgccaaactaaagaaaataaagttgggAGTTCTTTCTCTCATGAGTCTACTTACAGTGTTGGTAACTTTAATGCTTTTAAACCAACTGCCAAGAATTATAGTCCATCAACAACTTCAGTAAAAGAGTGTAATCGCTCAAATTCCTCTTCACCTGTTGACAAACTTAATCAGCAGCCTCGGCTAACCAAACTGACCCGTATGCGTACTGATAAGAAGAGTAAATTTTTGAAAGCATTAAAGAGGGACAGAGTAGAAGAGGAACATGAAGATGAAAGCCATGCTGGTTCAGAGAAGGATGACGACTCGTTTAATTTGCATAACAGCAATAGTACTCGCCAAGAAAGGGACATAAACCGAAATTTTGATGAAAGTGAAGTTCCTCAAGAGAATGGCAATGCCTCAGTGATATCTCAACAGATCATTCGTTCTTCTACCTTCCCACAAACGGATGTTCTTTCAAGTTCACTTGAAGCAGAACACAGATTGTTAAAGGAGATGGGCtggcaagaagacagtgaaaatGATGAAACTTGTGCTCCTTTAACTGAAGATGAAATGAGAGAATTCCAAGTTATTAGTGAACAGTTACAGAAGAATGGCCTGCGGAAAAATGGTATTTTGAAAAATGGTCTGATCTGTGACTTCAAGTTTGGACCCTGGAAAAACAGCACTTTCAAACCCACTATTGAGAATGATGACACAGAAACAAGTAGCAGTGACACATcagatgatgatgatgtgtgA